A DNA window from Candidatus Protochlamydia naegleriophila contains the following coding sequences:
- a CDS encoding FKBP-type peptidyl-prolyl cis-trans isomerase: MLKKTRLLALTSLGVLLGWGTLQADDTNSVTNQADKRVQATADKSEKSDQIDMKKLSEAFGHFIGRNLQSPGLKFDLDAMIKGIRDGASGQPAPLSEKEYEDMMAAVQERAFKEMSSNNLKTANDFMTKNSQATGIVEIVPGKLQYSTIKEGTGPAVEAHSSPKIHYTGKYQDGTVFGTSEEMGGPITIPLDQTIPGFSKGIVGMKEGEKRRLYVHPDLGYGTTGQLPPNELLIFDIEVIKANSDDAKGKGKADANQEDDADDEDLFLDEEEFDLEPTPSDKKAAPATRS; this comes from the coding sequence ATGTTAAAAAAGACGCGATTACTGGCCTTAACTAGCCTTGGAGTGCTACTAGGATGGGGCACTTTGCAAGCAGACGATACAAATTCTGTGACAAATCAGGCTGATAAGCGTGTTCAGGCCACTGCTGACAAATCTGAGAAATCAGATCAAATTGATATGAAAAAGCTTTCAGAAGCTTTTGGCCACTTTATAGGCCGCAATTTGCAATCACCTGGCTTGAAATTCGATTTAGACGCGATGATCAAAGGGATTCGCGACGGTGCATCTGGGCAGCCAGCGCCGCTTTCTGAAAAAGAGTATGAAGACATGATGGCAGCAGTACAAGAGCGTGCTTTCAAAGAAATGTCTTCAAACAATTTAAAGACTGCCAACGATTTTATGACGAAGAATAGCCAAGCAACCGGCATTGTTGAAATCGTTCCTGGCAAACTTCAATATTCAACAATTAAAGAAGGGACAGGACCAGCGGTTGAAGCGCATTCTTCTCCAAAAATCCATTACACAGGCAAGTACCAGGATGGAACTGTATTTGGAACATCGGAAGAAATGGGCGGCCCAATTACAATTCCTCTTGATCAAACGATTCCAGGCTTCAGCAAAGGGATTGTTGGCATGAAGGAAGGTGAAAAACGCCGTCTTTACGTTCACCCAGACCTCGGCTATGGCACGACTGGCCAGCTTCCACCTAATGAATTGCTCATTTTCGACATCGAAGTGATCAAAGCAAATTCTGATGACGCAAAAGGCAAAGGCAAAGCAGACGCTAATCAGGAAGATGATGCTGATGACGAAGATCTTTTCTTAGATGAAGAAGAATTTGACCTCGAACCTACGCCTAGCGATAAAAAAGCAGCACCTGCTACTCGCTCGTAA
- a CDS encoding tRNA (cytidine(34)-2'-O)-methyltransferase: MKIILFQPQIPQNAGNIVRTCAVTGSDLIMVHPLGFSTHDRWLKRAGLDYWEGVSVSFIEDLQSYLENQKVPFYFFSSKASTLYSEVSYTPDSILIFGSETHGLPALFQDKWPERFVTIPMRPEARCLNLATSAGIALYEAWRQQGFYQK; encoded by the coding sequence ATGAAAATTATTCTCTTTCAGCCCCAAATTCCCCAAAATGCCGGCAACATTGTTCGAACCTGCGCCGTAACTGGCTCGGATCTGATTATGGTTCACCCTTTAGGCTTTAGCACACACGATCGTTGGTTAAAACGTGCCGGTTTAGATTATTGGGAAGGAGTCAGCGTCAGTTTCATAGAGGATTTGCAAAGTTATCTAGAAAATCAAAAAGTACCTTTTTACTTTTTTTCTAGCAAAGCCTCTACCCTCTACAGCGAAGTTTCGTATACACCTGATTCTATTTTAATCTTCGGATCAGAAACTCACGGACTCCCCGCTTTATTTCAAGATAAATGGCCCGAACGTTTCGTTACCATCCCTATGAGACCAGAAGCGCGTTGCCTCAACTTGGCCACGTCGGCCGGTATCGCACTTTATGAGGCTTGGCGGCAACAAGGTTTTTACCAAAAATAG
- a CDS encoding cation:proton antiporter has translation MTMDSYNLKIVLILAIGFSLASLLGYFTQRLKLSPILGYLLAGYIIGPYSPGFVADITVSEQLAEIGVVLMLFGVGLHLKWEDLVNVRNIAVPGAIGQTLVAATCGALLVYSIGWPIEVGIIVGLAIGVASTVVLVRVLSDNHLLDTVEGHVAIGWLIVEDILTVLVLILLPVLATLSSEGQLLVSQFFETIGWAIAKFFLLAILMFTLGRKVVSFILMHIARLRSHELFTLTLLALTFVIATASAVIFGTSIALGAFIAGMVIGQTHVKHQASANALPMKDAFAVIFFLTVGMIFNPTAITENWVFFIGVLIIVLIIKPLAAFLIVWVMRYPLKVALTVALALAQIGEFSFILGEEAIKFHLLPDEGYDIIVACALISISLNPLIFRGVNFLHSSIGSSETLSLPSDNLLSMPTFHPLSAVIVGFGPLGRGVAEALHQLNFNVTVIDQNVDTIAFLRDAQQRGVFGDATNPTILEEAHIEEADLLLITVPSLHTTINIIEVVQPLNPGLKILARSHYLTDHQKLQDLNIESICSEEETKKAFIQAVYRVSQTEFET, from the coding sequence ATGACGATGGATTCTTATAATCTAAAGATTGTTCTCATTTTGGCGATCGGCTTTTCGCTGGCGAGCCTGCTGGGCTATTTTACGCAGAGGCTTAAGCTTTCACCCATCCTTGGTTATTTATTAGCCGGTTACATCATAGGTCCTTATTCGCCAGGATTTGTGGCTGATATAACAGTTTCTGAGCAATTAGCAGAGATTGGAGTGGTATTGATGCTGTTTGGAGTTGGTCTGCATTTAAAATGGGAAGACTTGGTGAATGTCAGAAATATTGCAGTTCCAGGCGCTATCGGTCAAACCCTTGTGGCTGCCACGTGCGGGGCATTACTGGTTTATTCCATTGGCTGGCCGATCGAAGTAGGCATTATTGTAGGCTTGGCTATTGGAGTTGCGAGCACGGTTGTTCTTGTGCGAGTTTTATCGGACAATCATCTTCTTGATACTGTGGAAGGCCATGTTGCAATTGGTTGGCTTATTGTTGAAGATATTTTGACAGTTCTTGTACTGATTTTGCTGCCTGTTTTAGCCACTTTGTCGAGTGAGGGGCAGCTTCTAGTCAGTCAATTTTTCGAGACGATAGGCTGGGCAATTGCCAAGTTTTTCTTATTAGCTATTTTGATGTTTACTTTGGGAAGGAAGGTTGTCTCATTCATCTTAATGCATATTGCTCGCTTGCGCTCGCATGAGCTTTTTACGTTAACGCTCTTAGCTTTGACATTTGTCATAGCTACAGCTTCAGCTGTTATATTCGGAACTTCAATTGCTTTGGGAGCCTTCATTGCCGGGATGGTGATTGGGCAAACACATGTCAAGCATCAAGCCTCTGCTAATGCACTGCCCATGAAAGATGCTTTTGCAGTCATCTTTTTCCTAACAGTCGGAATGATTTTTAATCCGACGGCTATTACCGAGAATTGGGTCTTTTTTATTGGCGTACTCATCATCGTATTGATTATCAAGCCATTGGCGGCTTTTCTCATCGTTTGGGTCATGCGCTACCCCTTAAAAGTAGCATTGACGGTTGCTTTAGCCTTGGCGCAAATTGGTGAGTTTTCGTTTATTCTTGGTGAAGAAGCGATTAAATTTCACCTGCTCCCCGACGAGGGCTATGATATTATCGTGGCTTGCGCTCTCATTTCCATTTCATTGAATCCCTTGATTTTTAGAGGGGTGAATTTCTTACACAGCTCGATCGGTTCAAGTGAAACCCTATCCTTGCCTTCAGATAACCTTCTCAGTATGCCAACCTTCCATCCGTTGAGCGCAGTTATAGTCGGATTCGGTCCCTTGGGCCGGGGAGTAGCAGAGGCTCTGCATCAGCTAAATTTTAATGTGACAGTCATCGATCAAAATGTGGATACGATTGCTTTCTTGAGAGATGCGCAGCAAAGAGGGGTTTTTGGGGATGCTACCAACCCCACTATCTTAGAAGAGGCTCATATTGAAGAGGCCGATCTCCTCTTAATTACCGTTCCAAGTCTTCATACAACTATTAACATCATTGAGGTTGTCCAGCCACTTAATCCAGGGCTAAAAATCCTGGCACGCTCTCACTACTTGACCGATCACCAAAAACTGCAGGATTTAAATATAGAATCCATTTGCAGCGAAGAAGAGACTAAAAAGGCCTTCATTCAAGCAGTTTATAGAGTATCCCAAACTGAGTTTGAAACTTAA
- a CDS encoding DUF2608 domain-containing protein: MKGDYLLKLFKNVSRLPGKIIFIDDKKSHVDSVALALHQLGRDHLSVIGILLQKQKRSFLIL; the protein is encoded by the coding sequence TTGAAAGGAGATTATCTCTTAAAGTTATTTAAAAATGTCTCTCGCCTGCCGGGTAAAATTATCTTTATCGATGATAAGAAAAGCCACGTCGATTCGGTTGCTTTAGCTCTTCATCAATTAGGTAGAGACCATCTCAGTGTTATTGGTATCCTTTTACAGAAGCAAAAACGATCCTTTTTGATCCTTTGA
- a CDS encoding DUF2608 domain-containing protein → MHNWHDIFSLLQTVESLTGQCVRALKLEGHEVFGLTARERTKWYDKAVASVYQLKSVGIDFDLPQIADTYSDLTKDSQYFKGVFFAN, encoded by the coding sequence TTGCATAATTGGCACGATATTTTTTCTCTTTTGCAAACTGTAGAGTCCTTGACGGGCCAATGTGTGCGAGCCCTGAAATTGGAAGGGCATGAGGTATTTGGATTGACGGCAAGAGAGCGTACAAAGTGGTATGATAAGGCAGTTGCGAGTGTCTATCAATTAAAGTCAGTTGGAATCGATTTTGATCTGCCACAAATAGCGGATACCTATTCAGATTTGACAAAAGATTCCCAGTATTTTAAAGGGGTGTTCTTTGCCAATTAG
- a CDS encoding DUF2905 domain-containing protein, which produces MGKLIVIIGILLVIAGFFITFKGSIPLIGKMPGDIVIKGEGFQFYFPIVTCILLSLFISFLLYLFSRFY; this is translated from the coding sequence ATGGGTAAATTAATCGTCATCATTGGCATTCTTTTAGTCATCGCAGGCTTCTTTATTACCTTTAAGGGATCGATTCCTTTAATCGGTAAAATGCCTGGAGATATCGTCATTAAAGGGGAAGGCTTTCAATTTTATTTCCCCATCGTTACTTGCATACTCTTAAGCCTTTTCATTTCATTTCTTCTCTATCTGTTTTCAAGATTTTATTGA
- the trxA gene encoding thioredoxin, whose translation MADKLTHLTDDNFEQTISQGVTLVDFYATWCGPCRMIAPIVEQLATMVQGKARVAKLDIDQAQQTTASLQITSVPTLIVFKDGKEVKRVVGVKDLDYLLNLVQSFG comes from the coding sequence ATGGCAGATAAGCTTACACATTTAACAGATGACAATTTTGAACAAACAATTTCACAAGGCGTTACCCTCGTTGACTTTTATGCAACGTGGTGTGGACCTTGCCGCATGATTGCTCCTATCGTTGAGCAACTCGCGACAATGGTTCAAGGTAAAGCGCGCGTGGCGAAATTGGACATTGATCAGGCGCAGCAAACAACAGCTTCCCTGCAAATCACCTCTGTTCCTACTTTGATCGTTTTTAAAGATGGAAAAGAAGTGAAAAGGGTCGTTGGCGTGAAAGATTTAGACTATCTATTGAATCTCGTTCAATCTTTCGGCTAA
- a CDS encoding rhodanese-related sulfurtransferase, with the protein MSQESPFFVLAYYHFTAISDPHQEVLAHKNFFKERNITSRIYISEQGINGQMSGAREDAEAYMNWLHANPLFENMPFKIHPHHENVFPRQTVKYRKQLVALDEEVDMDLIGEHVSPERWKELLEDEQKPLLLDVRNEYEWKVGRFEGAECPPCDTFREFKEYAENLKEQVDPQKTPVMMYCTGGIRCELYSSLLKKEGFKDVYQLDGGVINYGLKQGSDHWLGKLFVFDDRLTVPISDQPTPVIGQCHHCQTAIESYYNCANMDCNHLYLCCQTCLKEFAGCCCTACQEAPRVRPYHQQDTHKPFRKWYHYFKDQPKESHS; encoded by the coding sequence ATGTCACAAGAGAGCCCATTTTTCGTTCTTGCCTATTACCATTTTACCGCAATTTCGGATCCACATCAAGAGGTCCTTGCTCACAAAAACTTTTTTAAGGAGCGCAATATCACTTCGCGCATCTATATCTCGGAACAGGGAATCAATGGACAAATGAGCGGCGCACGCGAAGATGCCGAAGCTTACATGAACTGGCTGCACGCTAACCCTCTCTTTGAAAACATGCCCTTTAAAATCCACCCTCACCACGAAAATGTTTTTCCTCGCCAAACAGTCAAATACCGCAAACAGCTTGTCGCCCTGGACGAAGAGGTGGACATGGATCTGATAGGTGAGCACGTATCGCCAGAGCGTTGGAAAGAATTGCTCGAAGATGAGCAAAAACCGCTGCTCTTGGATGTTCGCAATGAATATGAATGGAAAGTCGGCCGCTTCGAAGGAGCCGAATGCCCCCCTTGCGACACCTTCCGAGAATTCAAAGAATACGCCGAAAACTTAAAAGAGCAGGTTGATCCTCAAAAAACGCCAGTCATGATGTACTGCACGGGAGGAATCCGCTGCGAGCTTTACTCCTCTTTGCTAAAGAAAGAGGGATTTAAAGACGTCTATCAACTCGATGGAGGTGTGATCAATTACGGACTCAAACAGGGAAGCGATCACTGGCTCGGGAAGCTCTTTGTCTTTGATGACCGGCTCACCGTTCCCATTAGCGACCAACCAACGCCAGTCATTGGCCAATGCCATCATTGCCAGACAGCCATCGAATCGTATTACAACTGCGCCAATATGGATTGCAATCACTTATACCTTTGCTGTCAAACTTGCTTGAAAGAATTTGCCGGTTGCTGCTGCACAGCTTGCCAAGAAGCTCCCCGCGTCCGTCCTTATCATCAGCAAGATACACACAAGCCTTTCCGCAAGTGGTACCACTATTTTAAAGATCAGCCGAAAGAATCTCATTCATAA
- a CDS encoding DEAD/DEAH box helicase: protein MSEIAYTLDRQEIDKTGYVAIRLAELTKEGFTHHLNHPIPSAALAKWRALASQEKDKQALSLLIKEELAYQQKWTGRTPHAESMTSSLFHIPAAQSVPILNVLGATQKLYFNGKQLVVDFIGHVDFYYEITPLEAQRIEIKGRLKWRDTDIELQACDCIGPGKPQWFIRGISLKGISTPLSWKELQRAFQTKPWILEGPHKAAFLEEFEEEDPDFPGLVIKESSSSAQDLYQQTAPHPLLILKDRLGAFADLWMEYGEGLRVALHDPRPILQETKGSFRLKRQSNAEQGFEKDLLETDFIKKAVSTSHYYCPIDKVAKSLTFLLEIGWSIQDWQGNRVVKQDALNLELEDNAQSFKVKGRVRYEMHEADVGAVLGAFNRRERFIQLNPGTVGLLPELTAQHPLRELAEEGEIVGQEVRVKKSHFGALSSLFEQAQLPSSLTAFKEKWESFSGIQSVQPSPFFSGTLRPYQQEGLNWLAFLSDFGFHGILADEMGLGKTVQVLAFLSRLPSDVKHLIVVPTSLLFNWKNEIHRFLPHLSCYVHQGPTRAKTIEELKPHSIILTSYTTLRLDLPLLQKENFHSMILDEAQVIKNARTQTSQAVCSLQSHFRLCLTGTPIENHMGELWSHFHFLIPDLFGSEESFMADIQAASSDRRYLDRIKKKIAPFVMRRRKQEVAKDLPPRIDQTVWVEMSDEQRALYDRLLAGFKGNLLKKVEVEGMGKHRLEVLEAILRLRQICCHPLLISSLSEELEENAQTSAKFEALTQDLQTIVDEGSKVLVYSQFTSMLQLMTRFAKQQGWSYAYLDGSTLNREKVVTEFQKDAAQSIFFISLKAGGVGLNLTAADYVLLYDPWWNEAVEEQAINRAHRIGRQDQVIAKRFVVAESIEEKMMKLKAAKRSLVEDVFDLDTNPAQLTIDDLRFLLD, encoded by the coding sequence ATGAGCGAAATTGCTTATACGTTAGATCGGCAGGAAATAGATAAGACTGGCTATGTTGCCATTCGGCTGGCTGAATTGACTAAAGAGGGATTCACCCATCATTTAAACCACCCAATCCCTTCCGCGGCTCTTGCTAAATGGCGCGCCCTTGCATCGCAGGAAAAAGACAAACAAGCCTTGAGTCTGCTCATCAAAGAAGAGCTCGCTTATCAACAGAAATGGACCGGCCGCACCCCCCATGCCGAGAGCATGACCTCTTCCCTCTTTCATATTCCAGCAGCTCAATCCGTTCCCATTTTGAATGTTTTAGGAGCGACTCAAAAGCTTTACTTTAATGGGAAGCAGCTCGTTGTAGACTTCATTGGCCATGTCGACTTTTACTACGAAATCACTCCGCTAGAGGCGCAACGAATAGAGATAAAAGGACGTTTAAAATGGCGCGATACCGATATCGAGCTTCAGGCTTGCGATTGCATTGGCCCCGGTAAACCCCAATGGTTCATACGGGGAATCTCTTTAAAAGGGATTTCCACTCCACTTAGCTGGAAAGAGCTTCAAAGAGCCTTTCAAACCAAGCCATGGATCTTAGAAGGCCCTCATAAAGCGGCCTTTCTAGAGGAGTTTGAGGAGGAGGATCCCGACTTTCCAGGGCTTGTCATCAAAGAGAGTTCTAGTTCGGCCCAAGATCTCTATCAGCAGACGGCACCCCATCCACTTCTCATCTTGAAGGATCGCTTAGGGGCCTTTGCGGATTTGTGGATGGAGTACGGAGAAGGCTTGCGGGTCGCTTTACACGATCCCCGCCCCATCCTTCAGGAAACTAAAGGAAGTTTTCGGCTTAAGAGGCAGTCGAATGCCGAGCAAGGCTTTGAAAAAGATTTGCTTGAGACCGATTTTATAAAAAAAGCAGTCTCTACGTCCCACTATTACTGCCCGATCGACAAGGTAGCCAAAAGCCTGACTTTCTTGCTCGAAATCGGCTGGTCGATTCAGGATTGGCAAGGGAATCGCGTAGTCAAGCAAGATGCTCTGAACTTAGAGTTAGAAGACAATGCCCAGTCATTTAAGGTCAAGGGACGGGTACGCTATGAAATGCACGAAGCCGATGTAGGCGCCGTTTTGGGGGCCTTTAATCGACGCGAGCGCTTCATTCAATTAAATCCAGGCACAGTCGGATTATTGCCCGAATTAACTGCACAGCATCCTTTACGCGAACTTGCAGAAGAAGGCGAAATTGTTGGACAAGAGGTGCGCGTCAAAAAAAGCCACTTTGGAGCCCTCTCCTCCTTATTCGAACAGGCGCAGCTTCCCTCATCGCTTACAGCCTTTAAAGAAAAGTGGGAAAGCTTTTCTGGCATCCAATCGGTTCAACCAAGCCCATTCTTTTCAGGAACTCTTCGCCCTTACCAGCAGGAGGGTTTAAATTGGCTTGCTTTCTTGTCCGATTTTGGCTTCCATGGCATTTTGGCAGATGAAATGGGACTTGGAAAAACAGTCCAAGTACTCGCCTTTTTATCCCGTTTACCTTCGGATGTCAAACATCTCATTGTCGTTCCTACCTCTTTGCTGTTTAACTGGAAAAATGAAATCCACCGGTTTTTACCCCATTTATCTTGCTATGTCCACCAAGGGCCTACGAGAGCCAAGACAATCGAAGAGCTAAAACCCCATTCGATCATTCTCACTTCTTACACGACCCTAAGACTCGACCTGCCTCTTCTACAAAAAGAAAACTTCCATAGTATGATTTTGGATGAAGCCCAAGTCATCAAAAATGCGCGCACCCAAACGTCGCAGGCCGTCTGTTCTCTTCAATCGCACTTTCGCCTTTGCTTGACAGGAACGCCTATTGAAAATCACATGGGCGAGCTATGGTCCCATTTTCACTTTCTCATCCCCGATCTTTTTGGATCGGAAGAAAGTTTCATGGCCGACATTCAAGCCGCAAGCTCCGATCGGCGCTATTTGGATCGCATTAAGAAAAAAATCGCCCCTTTTGTCATGCGAAGACGGAAGCAAGAGGTTGCCAAAGATTTACCGCCCAGAATCGATCAAACCGTATGGGTGGAAATGAGCGATGAGCAAAGAGCTCTTTACGATCGGCTGTTAGCCGGATTTAAAGGCAATCTACTTAAAAAAGTGGAAGTAGAAGGCATGGGAAAACATCGCTTAGAAGTCTTAGAAGCCATCTTGCGACTACGCCAGATCTGCTGCCATCCCCTACTCATTTCTTCCTTATCAGAAGAGCTAGAAGAGAATGCCCAAACGAGTGCTAAATTCGAAGCCTTAACTCAAGATCTGCAAACCATTGTCGACGAAGGGAGTAAAGTCTTGGTTTATAGCCAATTTACCTCGATGTTGCAGCTCATGACCCGCTTTGCCAAGCAGCAAGGATGGTCATATGCCTACTTGGATGGGAGCACCCTCAACCGTGAAAAAGTTGTGACAGAATTTCAAAAGGATGCGGCTCAATCCATCTTTTTCATCAGCCTTAAAGCAGGCGGAGTTGGATTGAATTTAACCGCTGCCGACTATGTGCTATTGTACGATCCTTGGTGGAACGAAGCGGTTGAAGAGCAGGCCATCAACCGTGCCCACCGCATCGGCCGGCAAGATCAGGTGATAGCCAAGCGCTTCGTCGTTGCCGAAAGCATAGAAGAAAAGATGATGAAGCTGAAAGCCGCGAAACGCTCCTTAGTGGAAGATGTCTTCGATTTAGACACGAATCCAGCCCAGCTAACCATCGATGATTTACGTTTCTTGTTGGATTAA
- a CDS encoding caspase family protein has protein sequence MLKKKLLNLFLFIFFASGMFFTPALEGASLHVILVGDSLNDQDPTGFEGGIDLWRREAKKIAAYTGLELEGVIFEGHHCRVEHVMGYIEELKVEPDDIVILYFAMHGSRTKEKNNRWPDLSFSLDQQKIDFNLFNDLLREKNPRLFLSIADSCNNIVTTRATGNPANHPALAAEEEENRQAFTNTSSFTSLLVKSTSDELLAKYKRLFLDHSGSIIISTSSPGQFSIKHCLTGGVFTTQLIETFRKKEPPAAIHWNHLLSDVTRQTTHKVESLKTELDLEESQIPQFELNLSVN, from the coding sequence ATGCTTAAAAAAAAGCTTTTAAATCTTTTTTTATTCATTTTTTTTGCAAGCGGCATGTTTTTTACTCCCGCATTGGAAGGGGCCTCCTTGCACGTCATCTTAGTGGGTGATTCTCTGAACGACCAAGATCCAACCGGATTCGAGGGAGGGATCGATCTTTGGCGCCGCGAAGCTAAAAAAATTGCGGCTTATACAGGACTAGAATTAGAGGGTGTTATTTTTGAAGGACATCATTGCCGCGTCGAGCATGTGATGGGTTACATTGAGGAATTGAAGGTCGAGCCTGACGATATCGTGATTCTTTACTTTGCCATGCATGGATCGCGTACGAAGGAGAAAAATAATCGCTGGCCAGATCTTTCTTTTTCTTTGGATCAGCAAAAAATTGACTTCAATCTCTTCAACGATCTTTTAAGAGAGAAGAATCCTCGCCTATTTTTATCGATCGCAGACTCTTGCAATAATATCGTTACGACTCGAGCAACTGGCAATCCAGCTAACCATCCCGCTTTGGCGGCTGAAGAGGAAGAAAATCGGCAAGCCTTTACTAACACTTCCTCATTCACCTCGCTTTTAGTGAAAAGCACCTCGGATGAGCTGCTAGCAAAATACAAGCGGCTATTCTTGGATCATTCGGGATCGATCATCATTTCTACTTCGAGCCCGGGTCAATTTTCGATCAAGCATTGCTTGACAGGCGGAGTCTTTACAACGCAATTGATTGAAACCTTCCGCAAGAAAGAGCCTCCAGCTGCAATTCATTGGAACCACTTATTGAGCGATGTGACAAGACAGACAACTCATAAAGTAGAAAGCTTGAAGACCGAATTGGACTTAGAAGAGTCGCAAATTCCACAGTTTGAATTGAATTTGAGCGTCAATTAA
- a CDS encoding methylated-DNA--[protein]-cysteine S-methyltransferase yields MSNRETKLRHKELVDGPVLDVHVYGEEGMIQKIVLETSQKSGLQWHFWSSEKDARLEQLLADWFTAYGQGKQPSLMPYHLAHLPPFTQRSLLIVQDIPFGSTLSYGEIARLANRPLAARAVGTACSRNPFPLLIPCHRVLGANQTIGGYSGAGGLQTKKELLEFEKKVMHKQGLLEK; encoded by the coding sequence ATGTCAAATAGAGAAACAAAGCTGAGGCATAAAGAATTAGTCGATGGACCGGTGCTCGACGTTCACGTGTATGGTGAAGAGGGAATGATTCAAAAGATTGTCTTGGAAACAAGTCAAAAAAGTGGCTTGCAATGGCATTTTTGGTCGAGTGAGAAAGATGCTCGCTTAGAGCAGCTTTTAGCCGATTGGTTCACGGCTTATGGACAAGGCAAGCAACCTTCCCTTATGCCCTATCACTTGGCTCACTTGCCTCCATTTACACAGAGATCTTTGCTAATCGTTCAAGACATCCCTTTTGGATCGACGCTTTCTTATGGCGAAATCGCCCGCTTGGCCAATCGCCCTTTAGCGGCGCGAGCCGTCGGTACTGCCTGCAGTCGCAATCCCTTTCCACTCCTGATTCCTTGCCATCGCGTACTTGGAGCCAATCAAACTATTGGGGGCTATTCGGGGGCCGGAGGGCTACAAACAAAAAAGGAGTTGCTAGAATTTGAAAAAAAAGTGATGCACAAACAAGGGCTTTTAGAAAAATAA
- a CDS encoding 2Fe-2S iron-sulfur cluster-binding protein codes for MALLTTRPEGRIYEIKVGTELLRASQIDVSLPFRFGCCKGECGMCIIRVIDGKNNLSKPTKQEQATLAQKSYDPSCRLACQCAILGDMTIETK; via the coding sequence ATGGCACTTCTAACAACTCGTCCAGAAGGGCGTATCTACGAGATAAAAGTGGGGACAGAGCTCTTGCGAGCCTCTCAGATCGATGTATCCCTTCCTTTCCGTTTTGGTTGCTGCAAAGGAGAATGTGGAATGTGCATCATTCGAGTCATAGATGGAAAAAACAATCTATCTAAGCCAACCAAACAAGAACAAGCAACCTTGGCTCAAAAGTCCTATGATCCCTCGTGCCGGCTGGCCTGTCAATGCGCCATTTTGGGTGATATGACGATTGAGACTAAGTAG
- a CDS encoding F-box/LRR-repeat protein, with translation MNNISTNASIHTVPNEILEFILSYTNYPSAIVFVCKEWREMNQNPQTTFAFLKDRKIRLGIEGVIEKSKTTADVARIAEIQTVFLARLKPTRLECLISKEKVNFFKTLPPSITTLLYFHELEQDLNLLTFFKVLEKQAGVLAKPQNEDGEQEGIRQQASRIREILKQNQAVLQTITKIDLARLGMTAVPEELNLLTEVVSVSLAMNNIHTIPTNFGSTWTKLNSLNLGFNQIEHLPVEFGREWKVLKSLDLSHNRIASFPDRFGANWLKLQHVEIQGNCSKITVEKLKKRWPKIDTYR, from the coding sequence ATGAATAATATCTCTACAAACGCTTCTATTCACACTGTTCCAAATGAAATCCTAGAGTTTATTTTATCTTATACGAATTATCCTTCTGCTATTGTCTTTGTTTGTAAAGAGTGGCGCGAGATGAATCAAAATCCTCAAACGACCTTTGCCTTTTTGAAAGATAGAAAGATTCGATTGGGGATCGAAGGAGTCATTGAAAAAAGCAAGACTACAGCAGATGTAGCGCGAATCGCCGAGATACAAACAGTTTTTTTGGCGAGGCTGAAACCGACTAGACTAGAATGCTTAATTTCAAAAGAGAAAGTTAACTTCTTCAAAACCCTGCCCCCCTCTATCACAACTCTTTTATATTTTCATGAATTGGAGCAAGATTTAAATTTGCTTACATTTTTTAAAGTGCTTGAAAAGCAAGCAGGGGTGTTGGCCAAACCTCAAAATGAGGATGGAGAACAAGAGGGCATTCGGCAACAAGCTAGCCGCATTCGAGAGATTTTAAAGCAAAACCAAGCTGTTTTGCAAACGATCACTAAAATTGACTTAGCTAGGCTTGGAATGACAGCTGTGCCTGAAGAACTCAACTTATTGACAGAGGTAGTCTCTGTTTCTCTGGCAATGAATAACATCCATACCATTCCAACCAATTTTGGTTCGACATGGACTAAGCTGAATAGTTTAAACCTAGGCTTCAATCAAATCGAGCACCTCCCTGTAGAATTTGGACGAGAGTGGAAGGTGTTAAAATCGTTAGATTTATCACACAATCGAATAGCCTCTTTTCCTGATCGATTCGGAGCAAACTGGCTAAAGCTTCAGCATGTTGAGATTCAGGGAAATTGTTCAAAAATCACTGTTGAAAAATTAAAAAAACGGTGGCCAAAGATTGATACTTACAGATAA